A DNA window from Euwallacea fornicatus isolate EFF26 chromosome 17, ASM4011564v1, whole genome shotgun sequence contains the following coding sequences:
- the LOC136344477 gene encoding enoyl-CoA delta isomerase 1, mitochondrial-like, which produces MALSNIYKFKPFMSLARCYSSAHLVNVQVNNKTGISVLTLESSPVNSLNLELLSELKQSLSDLEKNHSRGVIITSALKTFSAGLDINEMYKPDLDRCKRFWTTLQDVWISLYGSSFPTVAVINGAAPAGGCLLSMSCEYRVMVPNSVIGLNETQLGIVAPQWFTDTMCNVIGPRKTELALTEGKLFTTNEALNVGLIDEIVQTKEEGLEKANEFLKKFVRISPVARSMSKKIIRGDTLQRMVQARDADLKLFIRTVTQESVQKSLGMYIEALKKKQTA; this is translated from the coding sequence ATGGCCCTatcaaatatatataaatttaagcCCTTCATGAGCCTTGCACGATGTTATAGTTCTGCACACCTAGTGAATGTGCAAGTGAACAACAAAACTGGCATCTCGGTGCTAACTCTGGAAAGTTCACCTGTAAATAGTCTCAACTTGGAGCTCCTCAGTGAATTGAAGCAATCTCTAAGTGACCTTGAGAAAAACCACAGTCGTGGAGTTATAATAACCAGTGCTTTGAAAACCTTCTCAGCAGGATTGGACATAAACGAAATGTATAAACCTGACTTGGACAGATGCAAACGGTTTTGGACTACATTGCAAGACGTTTGGATCTCACTCTATGGCTCATCTTTTCCAACAGTGGCTGTAATTAATGGGGCCGCTCCTGCTGGGGGATGTTTACTCTCCATGTCTTGTGAATACCGCGTGATGGTACCCAACTCAGTGATTGGCCTGAACGAAACTCAACTGGGAATTGTTGCCCCACAGTGGTTTACTGATACAATGTGTAATGTAATTGGTCCAAGGAAGACTGAACTTGCCTTGACCGAAGGCAAACTTTTCACTACAAATGAAGCATTAAATGTGGGCTTAATTGATGAGATTGTGCAAACTAAGGAGGAAGGTTTGGAGAAAGCCAATGAGTTCTTAAAGAAGTTTGTGAGAATTTCCCCAGTTGCGAGGAGTATGTCCAAGAAAATAATACGAGGAGACACACTACAGAGGATGGTGCAAGCTCGAGACgctgatttaaaattatttattcgtaCTGTAACTCAAGAGTCAGTTCAGAAAAGTTTGGGAATGTATATTGAGGCccttaaaaagaaacaaacagCTTAA